A single genomic interval of Anaerolineales bacterium harbors:
- the rnc gene encoding ribonuclease III, which produces MDDSPHPAASSLSGARHPTAAAVEEITGLTFANPGLVVRALTHSSFTNESPGAGENYERLEFLGDAVLDYLAAYWLYQHFPELPEGDLTRMRSALVRTETLAAFAHRLGLNRILRIGKGERLSGGQDRTTILCGAFEALIGAVALDQGVETAYVFLTPFFNRESDRFFEEFATSDAKSLFQEKAQALFGITPGYRVVNMNGPDHDRTYTIEVLVGEEIFGVGTGNSKQIAAQEAARQALQKIEAAGQ; this is translated from the coding sequence GTGGACGATTCGCCGCATCCGGCTGCTTCCTCTTTGTCCGGCGCCCGCCATCCCACGGCGGCCGCCGTGGAAGAAATCACCGGGCTGACCTTTGCCAATCCCGGGTTGGTTGTCCGCGCCCTCACCCACAGCTCATTCACCAACGAGAGTCCCGGGGCGGGCGAGAATTACGAGCGCCTGGAATTCCTCGGCGACGCCGTCCTGGATTATTTGGCCGCGTATTGGCTGTACCAGCACTTCCCCGAACTGCCGGAGGGCGATCTGACGCGCATGCGCTCCGCCCTGGTGCGGACGGAGACGCTGGCGGCGTTCGCGCACCGTCTCGGGTTAAACCGGATCCTGCGCATCGGGAAAGGGGAGCGGCTTTCCGGCGGACAGGACCGGACGACAATCCTGTGCGGCGCCTTTGAAGCGCTGATCGGCGCGGTCGCCCTCGACCAGGGGGTGGAAACGGCGTATGTCTTCCTCACCCCCTTTTTCAATCGGGAATCCGACCGCTTCTTCGAGGAATTCGCCACCAGCGACGCGAAAAGCCTTTTCCAGGAGAAAGCCCAAGCCCTCTTTGGGATCACGCCGGGCTACCGGGTCGTCAACATGAACGGACCCGACCACGACCGCACGTACACGATCGAAGTTTTGGTGGGCGAAGAGATTTTCGGAGTGGGCACCGGAAACAGCAAACAGATCGCGGCGCAGGAAGCCGCCCGCCAAGCGTTGCAGAAGATCGAAGCCGCCGGCCAGTAG
- a CDS encoding PAS domain S-box protein, which translates to MSATRILLVDDNDQDRAITARELQRQFPECEVTSVSTQREFARALKNKPFHLAITDLQLPWSDGITLFRRIRTQDPSCPVILYTGSSGSEVMARALEAGVDDFVVKSIDHLPQLIMAARMALDRRNEQQAAGKAETRFQFLFQTLPIGLLFIDPGGNLLDVNPRMVSMLGYSDRESLLSLKRVGFFENGEIEKDFHRRLRESPVLKGYETRLRRRDGSLLWCSFFAHPVAGDDGKTQYYEAVVEDIQARKEAELAHSEKELEIKRVSDSLRAILEAAPNPILGIDSQGRIGFVWNQAAEALLGIPRENAFGRSLLELIPELAEHLKTPLAGADKTSAVRRLTVSCRLPGRPALHLNASVSPLRPVSGAQAGQILVLTDVTARKDAEDTLRLNEARLELITNSVSDMLMLLSVEGEETFRVISVNRAVTENTGRSAESLVGKTLQDFLGESVIRWNAEKFREVVQSGRPLDYVLSTRPLGRPRICMEVRLNPIADRDGLPGHILVVARNITDRIQNERKTRHTLHALRESERRYRALAEAAPDMVFILDRDLTVEYVNLFSSRMFNRPVSEIVGRSMRELFPPAIARRQAEFIGQVFDSGESVYSENPSWIGSREIWMGTWLVPMRDPNGRIYSVLGVARDISERVLSEKALRESEEQYRSLVQTSPDAITLHGPYGALTFANQRALEMLGCASMEDLRGTTLPDLAHPDERRQAEAQLQVLMQSGSLRNAELSLRRKDGAAAPMEINASCIRDLDGRMKGITCILRDITARRTRERALIDSEARFRAMFEKTAVGIILIGLDKRLITGNPAICEMLETTRDELLERSPEELVHPEDLAAAEALIEEVLGNRRDHYQQEIRLRTNTGKPIWCRLTVSAVTDFRNELQFVIAMAEDISKEREAEQASRQASEALRRYTDRLETLHAIDRAILEARTPEDIARAALERIHRLLPIQRGSLILFDFERGTAEALESPAGADGGSGNRRFIPLAEFTQEISKLKAGELVAVDDLLAEESPSATERLLLAQGLRAYLSIPLRSRGELIGALVITSGISGAFTREHAEIAKEVADSVTVAIQQSRLLRQVRRHTFELEAAAALNRDLRLISERAGMPQIVIRHLQKGLDCDFAALLIADPSRGRLAVEKTSEAHSRLEGVSIPLKDSLSGEAVEAGTPLRWNAAEFDAGKPECAEWMSGLQTAACAPMTSRGSLIGVLWAGRTPHGGAGGFHGEDLRLMGTIAELAGNTLHRAELHEQTEQRLRRLSALRAVDMAISASIDLRVTLSVLLDQVTSQLQVDAAAIRLLNPHSQTLTYLAGRGVQSTVIPQTPVLLGQGYAGTAALERRVVSVSLPFETENTYMRLLLESDDRFVSYFVAPLLAKGRIKGVLELFHRRAFQPDEEWIEYLEAMATQAAIAIDNASLFEDVEKTNTELIAAYDATIEGWSRALELRDREPRGHTLRVTDVTIRLGRIMGMPEEELVHVRRGALLHDIGKMAISDTLLLKAGPLADEEAAVMRRHPAFAHELLSPIQYLRPALAIPYCHHERWDGSGYPRGLEKEQIPLAARVFAVVDVWDTLRSDRPYSAAWPEEKVRRFLRDQSGKQFDPAVVEAFFTIIDEEIRDRE; encoded by the coding sequence ATGAGCGCGACCCGGATCCTGCTGGTCGACGACAACGATCAGGACCGCGCCATCACCGCCCGGGAATTGCAGCGCCAATTTCCGGAGTGCGAAGTCACCAGCGTTTCCACCCAGAGGGAGTTCGCCCGGGCGCTGAAAAACAAACCCTTCCACTTGGCGATCACCGATCTGCAGCTCCCCTGGTCCGACGGAATAACCCTGTTCCGGCGGATCCGGACGCAGGATCCCTCCTGTCCGGTGATCCTGTACACGGGCTCCAGCGGCAGCGAGGTCATGGCGCGCGCCCTGGAAGCCGGGGTGGATGATTTCGTCGTCAAGTCGATCGACCACCTGCCGCAATTAATCATGGCGGCGCGCATGGCGCTCGACCGCCGGAACGAACAACAGGCCGCCGGAAAAGCCGAAACCCGCTTCCAATTCCTATTCCAAACCCTTCCGATCGGTTTGCTGTTCATCGACCCCGGCGGAAATCTGCTGGACGTCAATCCGCGGATGGTATCCATGCTGGGGTATTCGGACCGGGAAAGCCTGCTCTCGCTTAAACGGGTGGGCTTCTTCGAGAACGGGGAGATTGAAAAGGATTTCCACCGGCGCCTGCGGGAATCCCCGGTTCTGAAAGGCTACGAAACCCGCCTGCGGCGCAGGGACGGCTCCCTGTTGTGGTGCAGTTTCTTCGCGCATCCGGTGGCCGGCGACGACGGCAAAACGCAATACTACGAAGCGGTCGTGGAGGACATCCAAGCCCGCAAGGAGGCCGAGCTGGCGCACTCCGAAAAAGAGCTGGAGATAAAACGCGTCAGCGACAGCCTCCGCGCGATCCTGGAGGCCGCGCCCAACCCCATCCTGGGAATCGACTCGCAAGGACGGATCGGCTTTGTTTGGAATCAAGCGGCGGAAGCGCTGTTGGGGATCCCCCGGGAAAACGCGTTCGGACGCAGTCTGCTCGAGCTGATCCCGGAATTGGCCGAGCATCTAAAAACGCCGCTGGCGGGCGCGGACAAAACATCCGCAGTTCGCCGCCTGACGGTTTCCTGTAGGCTGCCCGGGCGGCCCGCCCTCCACCTCAACGCCTCCGTCTCGCCCCTGCGCCCCGTATCCGGCGCACAAGCCGGACAAATCCTCGTGCTCACCGACGTCACCGCCCGGAAGGACGCCGAGGACACGCTGCGCCTGAACGAAGCCCGGTTGGAGTTGATCACCAACTCCGTTTCCGACATGTTGATGTTGCTCAGCGTGGAAGGGGAGGAAACCTTCCGCGTGATTTCGGTTAATCGGGCGGTGACGGAAAACACCGGCCGTTCCGCCGAATCCCTGGTCGGAAAAACCCTTCAGGATTTCCTGGGGGAATCGGTCATCCGCTGGAACGCCGAAAAGTTCAGGGAGGTTGTGCAATCCGGCCGGCCCCTCGACTACGTCCTCAGCACGCGCCCGCTCGGGCGTCCGCGGATCTGCATGGAAGTCCGGCTGAATCCAATCGCCGACCGCGACGGCCTCCCCGGCCACATCCTGGTGGTGGCGAGGAACATCACCGATCGGATTCAAAACGAACGGAAGACCCGGCACACGCTGCATGCTTTGCGGGAAAGCGAGCGCCGCTACCGCGCCCTGGCCGAAGCGGCGCCCGACATGGTCTTCATCCTCGACCGCGATCTGACCGTGGAGTACGTCAACCTCTTCTCCAGCCGGATGTTCAACCGCCCGGTGTCGGAGATCGTCGGCCGCTCGATGAGGGAACTGTTTCCGCCGGCCATCGCCCGGCGCCAAGCGGAATTCATCGGGCAGGTGTTCGATAGCGGGGAATCCGTGTACAGCGAAAACCCGTCTTGGATCGGCAGCCGGGAAATCTGGATGGGAACCTGGCTCGTCCCGATGCGGGATCCGAACGGCCGGATTTATTCGGTTCTAGGCGTGGCTCGCGACATCAGCGAACGGGTGCTGTCCGAGAAAGCCCTCAGGGAAAGCGAAGAACAATACCGCTCCCTGGTGCAAACCTCCCCCGACGCGATTACCCTGCACGGTCCATACGGCGCCTTGACCTTCGCCAACCAAAGGGCGCTCGAAATGCTCGGATGCGCGTCGATGGAGGATCTGCGCGGGACCACTCTGCCGGATCTGGCGCACCCGGACGAACGCCGGCAGGCCGAAGCCCAGCTTCAGGTTTTGATGCAGAGCGGGAGCCTGCGAAACGCCGAACTGTCCCTCCGGCGCAAAGACGGAGCCGCCGCCCCGATGGAGATCAACGCCTCCTGCATCCGGGATTTAGACGGGCGGATGAAGGGAATCACCTGCATTCTGCGCGACATCACCGCACGGCGGACGCGGGAGCGGGCGCTGATCGACAGCGAAGCGCGCTTCCGTGCGATGTTCGAAAAAACGGCCGTCGGAATCATCCTGATCGGATTAGACAAAAGGCTGATTACCGGCAATCCGGCCATCTGCGAGATGCTGGAAACGACTCGCGACGAACTTCTGGAGCGTTCACCGGAGGAACTCGTGCATCCCGAGGACCTCGCCGCGGCGGAGGCCCTGATTGAGGAAGTCCTGGGGAACCGGAGGGACCACTACCAGCAGGAAATCCGCCTCCGGACAAACACCGGCAAACCGATTTGGTGCCGGTTGACGGTTTCCGCCGTGACGGATTTCCGCAACGAACTGCAATTCGTGATCGCGATGGCGGAAGACATCTCCAAAGAGCGGGAAGCCGAACAGGCTAGCCGCCAAGCTTCCGAGGCCCTGCGGCGCTACACCGATCGGCTCGAAACCCTTCACGCAATCGACCGCGCGATCCTCGAAGCCCGCACCCCGGAAGACATCGCCCGCGCGGCTCTGGAGCGGATCCATCGGTTGCTGCCCATCCAACGCGGCAGCTTAATCCTGTTCGATTTTGAACGGGGCACGGCCGAGGCCCTCGAATCGCCGGCCGGGGCGGACGGCGGCTCGGGGAACCGACGCTTCATTCCCCTGGCTGAATTCACTCAAGAGATCTCGAAATTAAAAGCCGGCGAACTTGTCGCCGTGGACGATCTGCTGGCGGAGGAATCGCCCTCCGCCACCGAACGGCTTCTGCTGGCGCAGGGTCTTCGGGCTTACCTCAGCATCCCGTTGCGGTCGCGGGGCGAGCTCATCGGTGCGTTGGTCATCACCTCGGGGATCTCCGGCGCATTCACCCGGGAACATGCGGAGATCGCCAAAGAAGTTGCCGACTCGGTGACCGTGGCGATCCAACAAAGCCGCCTGTTACGCCAAGTGCGCCGCCACACGTTCGAGCTGGAGGCGGCTGCGGCCCTTAACCGGGACCTGCGGCTGATCTCCGAACGGGCCGGGATGCCGCAGATCGTGATCCGCCACCTCCAAAAAGGTTTGGATTGCGATTTTGCCGCGCTGTTGATCGCGGATCCGAGCCGGGGAAGGCTTGCCGTCGAGAAAACCAGCGAGGCCCATTCCAGACTGGAGGGCGTCAGCATTCCGCTTAAGGACAGCCTGAGCGGCGAGGCGGTCGAGGCGGGAACGCCCCTCCGTTGGAACGCGGCCGAGTTCGACGCCGGAAAACCGGAGTGCGCCGAATGGATGAGCGGCCTGCAAACGGCGGCTTGCGCTCCGATGACCTCGCGGGGGTCCCTGATCGGCGTGCTTTGGGCCGGACGGACTCCCCACGGCGGCGCCGGGGGATTCCACGGCGAGGATCTGCGGCTGATGGGGACGATCGCCGAGCTGGCAGGCAACACCCTGCACCGGGCCGAGCTGCACGAGCAGACCGAACAGCGCCTGCGGCGCCTCTCGGCGCTGCGGGCTGTGGACATGGCCATCAGCGCCAGCATCGATCTGCGCGTGACCCTCTCCGTTCTGCTCGACCAGGTGACCTCCCAACTGCAAGTGGATGCGGCGGCCATCCGCTTGTTAAACCCGCACTCCCAGACTCTGACCTATCTCGCCGGGCGCGGCGTGCAATCCACCGTCATCCCGCAGACTCCCGTCCTACTCGGCCAGGGGTACGCGGGCACCGCGGCGCTGGAGCGCCGGGTCGTCTCCGTTTCCCTGCCCTTCGAAACGGAAAACACCTATATGCGCCTGTTGCTGGAAAGCGACGATCGCTTCGTCTCCTACTTCGTTGCCCCCCTGCTGGCCAAAGGCCGGATCAAGGGCGTGCTGGAGTTGTTCCACCGGCGCGCTTTCCAGCCCGACGAGGAATGGATCGAATACCTGGAGGCGATGGCCACCCAGGCGGCCATCGCCATCGACAACGCCTCGCTGTTCGAAGACGTGGAGAAAACGAACACCGAGCTCATCGCCGCGTACGACGCCACCATCGAAGGCTGGTCGCGGGCCTTGGAACTCCGCGACCGCGAACCCCGGGGCCACACCCTGCGGGTGACCGACGTCACCATCCGCCTGGGGCGGATCATGGGGATGCCGGAGGAGGAGTTGGTGCACGTCCGGCGCGGCGCCCTGCTGCACGACATCGGCAAGATGGCCATCTCCGACACCCTGCTGTTGAAAGCCGGCCCGCTGGCGGACGAGGAAGCGGCCGTCATGCGCCGCCATCCGGCGTTCGCCCACGAGTTGCTGTCCCCGATCCAATATCTGCGGCCGGCGCTGGCCATCCCCTACTGCCACCATGAACGCTGGGACGGCTCGGGATATCCGCGCGGGCTGGAGAAGGAACAAATTCCGCTGGCGGCCAGGGTGTTCGCGGTCGTCGACGTGTGGGATACGCTGCGCTCGGACCGCCCCTACAGCGCCGCCTGGCCGGAGGAGAAGGTGCGCCGGTTCCTCCGCGACCAGAGCGGAAAGCAATTCGATCCGGCGGTGGTGGAGGCTTTCTTCACCATCATCGACGAGGAAATCCGGGACCGCGAATGA
- a CDS encoding response regulator, giving the protein MQNQRSLIVLIEDDPNDATLFRRALRKSGCDADVTVLEDGDAAFRWFRQLLDPPSAEKAVWPRMVLLDIKMPRTSGLEVLEWLRRQPALGRLPVIAFTSSREREDILRAYQSGANSYLVKPVSFDQLKELVRSLHHYWMDWNEQGEPA; this is encoded by the coding sequence ATGCAGAATCAACGCAGCCTGATCGTATTGATCGAAGACGATCCGAACGATGCGACCCTCTTCCGCCGCGCCCTGCGCAAATCCGGCTGCGATGCCGACGTGACGGTCCTCGAGGACGGCGATGCGGCTTTCCGCTGGTTCCGGCAGTTGCTGGATCCGCCATCGGCGGAAAAAGCCGTCTGGCCGCGGATGGTTCTCTTGGATATTAAAATGCCCCGCACCTCAGGGCTGGAGGTGCTGGAGTGGCTCCGCCGCCAGCCGGCGCTGGGCCGCTTGCCCGTGATCGCCTTCACGTCCTCACGCGAGCGGGAGGATATCCTCCGCGCCTACCAATCCGGAGCGAATTCCTACCTCGTCAAACCCGTTTCCTTCGACCAATTGAAGGAATTGGTGCGGTCGCTTCATCATTATTGGATGGATTGGAATGAGCAGGGTGAACCGGCATAG
- a CDS encoding PAS domain S-box protein → MLMVRELELGGYAVQSERVETAEALARALDSQTWDVMLSDHSMPKFSAPQALAVIRSRGADIPFILVSGSIGEDHAVAIMKAGANDYLRKENLSRLVPVVEREIREAQIRKARVSAEEALRESETLYRTLIETSPDAIVVTDLETKIRMTNPQALRLLGVKSIGELEGRPLLEDFTPDQAESVRRILDALVCTERVEAAEIRLSPVDRPPFYAEFSASLLGGRRTKPEAMLFVLRDISSRKAAERQIRQQLEKLAALRTIDAAITASMDLRVTLMVILDELTNQLRVDAADVLLLQANSQMLRYVAGRGFRFSLPKDLSLYLNRGHAGQVALERRVLILSEWDARSEDPARAASLAEEGFTSYIAAPLIAKGQVRGVLETFSRRPLDPDPAWISYLETMAEQAAIAIDNAMLFEDLQRMNLELTLAYDATIEGWSRALELRDRETEGHTLRVTEATLRLARALGMPESELVVARRGCLLHDIGKMAIPDGILLKPGPLDEREWEVMRRHPVSAFEWLSPISFLRPSLDIPYCHHERWDGSGYPRGLAGEQIPLSARIFAVVDNWDALRSDRPYRKAWRDSRVIEHLQSLSGRYFDPQILKTFLELYR, encoded by the coding sequence GTGTTGATGGTCCGCGAATTGGAGCTTGGAGGATATGCGGTCCAATCCGAACGGGTCGAGACGGCGGAAGCCCTGGCGCGGGCTCTGGACTCCCAAACCTGGGACGTGATGCTTTCGGACCACTCGATGCCGAAATTCAGCGCCCCGCAAGCCCTCGCGGTGATCCGCAGCCGCGGCGCCGACATTCCCTTCATCCTCGTGTCCGGCAGCATCGGGGAGGATCACGCCGTCGCCATAATGAAAGCCGGCGCGAACGATTACCTGCGCAAGGAAAACCTTTCCCGCCTTGTGCCGGTCGTGGAACGTGAGATCCGCGAGGCGCAGATCCGGAAGGCACGAGTGTCGGCCGAGGAAGCGCTGCGGGAAAGCGAAACCCTCTACCGCACGCTGATCGAGACCTCCCCCGACGCGATCGTGGTGACCGACCTGGAAACCAAGATCCGCATGACCAATCCGCAGGCGCTCCGCCTGTTGGGCGTGAAATCGATCGGTGAATTGGAAGGCCGGCCTTTGCTGGAGGATTTCACCCCCGACCAAGCCGAATCGGTCCGCCGGATACTTGACGCCCTGGTCTGCACGGAACGCGTGGAGGCGGCGGAAATCCGACTTTCGCCCGTCGATCGACCGCCGTTCTACGCCGAGTTTTCCGCTTCCCTTCTGGGCGGCCGCCGGACCAAACCCGAGGCGATGCTGTTCGTCCTGCGGGACATCTCCTCCCGCAAGGCCGCGGAACGGCAGATCCGCCAGCAATTGGAAAAGCTGGCCGCGCTGCGCACGATCGACGCGGCCATCACCGCCAGCATGGACCTGCGGGTGACCCTGATGGTCATCCTCGACGAGCTGACCAACCAACTGCGGGTGGACGCCGCGGACGTCCTGCTGCTTCAAGCCAATTCTCAGATGCTGCGGTACGTCGCCGGCCGCGGATTCCGGTTTTCGCTTCCCAAGGACCTTTCCCTCTACCTCAACCGCGGACATGCGGGGCAGGTCGCGCTGGAACGCAGGGTGCTGATCCTTTCGGAATGGGACGCGCGGAGCGAGGACCCGGCGCGGGCCGCAAGCCTCGCCGAGGAGGGCTTCACGTCCTACATCGCCGCTCCGCTGATCGCCAAAGGGCAGGTGCGGGGCGTGCTGGAAACGTTTTCGCGGCGGCCGCTGGATCCCGACCCGGCATGGATCTCCTATTTGGAGACAATGGCCGAGCAAGCGGCGATCGCCATCGACAACGCCATGCTGTTCGAGGACCTGCAGCGCATGAACCTCGAACTCACCCTGGCCTACGACGCCACCATCGAAGGCTGGTCGCGGGCCCTGGAACTGCGCGACCGGGAGACCGAGGGCCACACCTTGCGCGTGACCGAAGCCACCCTGCGCCTGGCCCGCGCCCTGGGCATGCCGGAATCCGAATTGGTCGTCGCCCGGCGCGGCTGCCTGCTCCACGACATCGGGAAGATGGCCATCCCGGACGGAATCCTGTTGAAGCCCGGACCGCTCGACGAACGAGAATGGGAAGTCATGCGCCGCCATCCGGTTTCCGCCTTCGAGTGGCTGTCGCCGATTTCCTTCCTGCGGCCGTCGCTGGACATCCCCTATTGCCACCACGAGCGCTGGGACGGCAGCGGTTATCCCCGCGGCCTGGCGGGAGAACAAATCCCCCTCTCGGCCAGGATTTTCGCCGTGGTGGACAACTGGGACGCCCTCCGCTCGGATCGTCCCTACCGCAAGGCCTGGCGGGATTCCCGGGTGATCGAGCATCTGCAATCCCTTTCGGGAAGGTATTTCGACCCGCAGATTCTAAAGACATTCCTGGAGTTGTATCGATAG
- a CDS encoding NUDIX domain-containing protein, whose protein sequence is MEDGLSRRVAADYLSSLRQKVGPALIPLVYSTVILRDKDGRILFHHRPDFNLWGLPGGILEAGESPAECARREAFEETGLRVEPVRLTAVLSGPAHNILYPNGDRVQQTTFYFESHIVGGSLQPRDESSRVQFFGADSPPKTLPWYLLALSVGGAEAPFFDPPDSAEGGVPEKAAGGTPPSRIPTWSFLRSRIGSAPLVLPGAAALVRNERGGILLVRRSDSGRWAFPGGLLELGENLAETVIRETEEETGLRIEPLRIRGVFGGHHVVFPGGDILYPVATLFESRIRSGQMRPDGQEIDRVEFCDIDSLPETVPGVRERLEKVCASPNAAVFQ, encoded by the coding sequence ATGGAAGACGGGCTGAGTCGCCGAGTCGCCGCGGACTACCTATCCTCCCTGCGCCAAAAAGTCGGTCCGGCGTTGATTCCACTGGTCTACAGCACCGTGATTTTGCGCGACAAAGACGGCCGGATTCTGTTTCATCACCGGCCCGACTTCAACCTCTGGGGGTTGCCGGGGGGAATCCTGGAGGCGGGCGAAAGCCCCGCCGAATGCGCGCGGCGGGAGGCCTTCGAGGAGACGGGACTGCGGGTGGAGCCGGTGCGCCTGACCGCCGTACTCTCCGGACCGGCGCACAACATCCTCTACCCCAACGGCGACCGGGTCCAGCAGACCACCTTCTACTTCGAAAGCCACATCGTCGGCGGATCGCTGCAGCCGCGGGATGAATCATCGCGCGTCCAATTCTTCGGCGCGGATTCTCCGCCGAAGACCCTGCCGTGGTATTTGCTGGCGCTGTCCGTCGGCGGCGCGGAAGCCCCCTTTTTCGACCCACCGGATTCCGCAGAGGGCGGCGTGCCGGAAAAAGCCGCCGGCGGAACCCCGCCGAGCCGCATCCCGACCTGGTCTTTCCTGAGAAGCCGGATCGGCTCCGCCCCGCTGGTATTGCCGGGAGCCGCCGCGCTGGTTCGCAACGAACGCGGCGGGATCCTTTTGGTGCGCCGCTCCGACAGCGGCCGCTGGGCCTTCCCCGGAGGCCTTCTGGAGCTTGGAGAAAACCTGGCCGAAACGGTCATCCGCGAAACCGAAGAGGAAACGGGGCTGCGGATAGAACCGCTTCGGATCCGCGGCGTGTTCGGCGGACATCACGTCGTCTTTCCCGGCGGGGACATTCTGTATCCGGTGGCCACCCTGTTCGAAAGCCGGATCCGTTCCGGGCAAATGCGCCCGGACGGGCAGGAAATCGACCGGGTGGAGTTCTGCGATATCGATTCGCTTCCCGAAACCGTTCCCGGTGTGCGGGAGCGGCTGGAGAAGGTCTGCGCCTCGCCCAATGCCGCGGTGTTCCAATGA
- a CDS encoding restriction endonuclease subunit S translates to MKLSKFFDNFEQLADTPDAVAKMRKLIFDSAIRGKIVSQNDNDEHASELLKRISSVQARQVRNYMLLPPVNDDAYFQIPPRWAWTRLGNTGRIFNGNSVNESGKAELAKVNDGLPFIATKDVGYGRESLIYDNGLKVAPRDARFKIAHANAVLICAEGGSAGRKVGITDRDICFGNKLLANEVWDGIDYRYIFYVYQAPTFYEEFAARMTGIIGGIPRSEFLSLPIPIPPLAEQKRIVAKVDELMALCDKLEAQLKERDTLQAALARAALARFAEAPTPENLGLLFHEFFTVEPSDLRKAILDLAVRGKLVRQDPEDEPANSALLRIKNQRNLLEENKVFRKVNLTPQIIEKSFGIPTSWVWTSLGNAMLNITDGFHSTPKTTENGIPYILATHVKPEGIDFNSSLFVSRENYTEIASKTRAKKGDILIVNIGAGSGTPAIIDVEYEFAFKNVAILNRPVDITSRYLFFYLLLIKDQLFSERTKGGAQPFISLSVLRELPFPLPPLAEQHRIISKLDQLMALVDQYETQLNASRELAEKLLEAMVAELTSAK, encoded by the coding sequence ATGAAATTATCAAAATTCTTTGATAATTTCGAACAGCTTGCCGATACGCCGGATGCGGTGGCGAAGATGCGGAAGCTCATCTTCGATTCGGCAATCCGCGGCAAGATAGTTTCGCAGAACGATAACGACGAACATGCAAGCGAATTGCTTAAGCGAATTTCAAGTGTTCAAGCCAGGCAGGTTCGGAACTACATGCTCCTTCCTCCGGTTAACGATGATGCCTACTTTCAGATTCCGCCGAGGTGGGCTTGGACAAGGCTTGGCAATACTGGTCGGATATTCAATGGCAATAGTGTTAATGAGAGCGGTAAAGCCGAGCTCGCTAAGGTTAACGACGGACTTCCCTTTATTGCGACTAAAGATGTCGGTTATGGCCGAGAATCATTGATTTACGACAATGGACTCAAGGTTGCCCCTCGTGACGCTAGATTTAAAATAGCACATGCGAATGCTGTCTTAATTTGCGCCGAAGGTGGCAGCGCTGGACGAAAGGTAGGCATCACCGACCGAGATATTTGCTTTGGTAATAAGCTCTTGGCAAATGAGGTCTGGGATGGCATTGATTACCGATACATCTTTTATGTTTATCAGGCCCCGACTTTTTATGAGGAGTTTGCAGCTAGAATGACTGGGATCATCGGGGGGATTCCGCGCAGTGAATTCCTTTCGCTACCTATTCCCATTCCTCCCCTCGCCGAGCAGAAGCGCATCGTAGCCAAGGTGGACGAGCTTATGGCGCTGTGCGACAAGCTAGAGGCGCAGCTCAAGGAGCGGGACACGTTGCAGGCGGCGCTGGCCCGTGCGGCGCTGGCCCGCTTCGCCGAAGCGCCCACCCCGGAAAACCTCGGCCTGCTGTTCCACGAGTTCTTCACCGTCGAACCGTCTGATTTGCGCAAGGCGATCCTGGATTTGGCGGTGCGGGGTAAGCTGGTGAGGCAGGATCCGGAGGATGAGCCGGCTAATTCGGCACTTTTGCGTATTAAGAATCAAAGAAATCTATTAGAAGAAAATAAAGTCTTTCGAAAGGTAAATCTCACGCCGCAGATAATTGAAAAAAGCTTTGGTATACCGACATCCTGGGTATGGACAAGCTTGGGGAATGCAATGTTGAATATAACAGACGGCTTCCACAGTACGCCAAAAACGACAGAGAATGGAATACCCTATATTTTAGCAACACATGTCAAACCAGAAGGAATTGATTTCAATTCATCACTATTTGTCTCCAGAGAGAATTATACTGAAATAGCCTCAAAAACACGCGCTAAAAAGGGGGACATCCTCATCGTTAATATCGGTGCGGGAAGCGGAACTCCTGCGATAATTGATGTTGAATATGAGTTTGCATTTAAAAATGTGGCGATATTGAATAGGCCCGTTGATATTACTTCACGGTATTTATTTTTCTACTTGCTATTGATTAAAGACCAACTATTTTCTGAACGAACAAAAGGTGGGGCACAACCCTTTATTAGCCTTAGTGTTCTCCGTGAATTACCATTTCCTCTTCCACCTCTCGCCGAACAGCACCGGATTATCTCCAAGCTGGATCAGCTCATGGCGCTGGTGGATCAATACGAAACGCAACTCAACGCTTCGCGCGAGCTGGCGGAAAAGCTGCTGGAGGCGATGGTGGCGGAGCTGACATCCGCGAAGTAA